From the genome of Miscanthus floridulus cultivar M001 chromosome 10, ASM1932011v1, whole genome shotgun sequence, one region includes:
- the LOC136488621 gene encoding vegetative cell wall protein gp1-like produces the protein MLHAIPRCAFAMAQPNSRAWPASALAHSPGLPQRYAASFPRAAPDHVRARSPVGRHAPATHAARQPWPTSPSTRSPSSAAPAALPTPHSHSVRSHDSSSSRPLSPPNAAAAPPATYPPSTPSSFDS, from the coding sequence atgCTCCACGCCATCCCGCGCTGCGCCTTCGCCATGGCCCAGCCCAACTcgcgcgcctggcctgcctccgcgctggcCCACTCGCCCGGCCTGCCCCAGCGCTACGCCGCGTcgttcccgcgcgccgcgcccgaccaCGTCAGGGCACGCTCGCCGGTcggccgccatgcgccggcgacgcacgccgcgcggcagcccTGGCCTACCTCACCctccacgcgctcgccttcaTCTGCTGCCCCCGCTGCGCTCCCCACTCCGCACTCCCACTCGGTCAGAAGCCACGACAGCAGCAGCTCGCGCCCGCTCTCGCCACCGaacgccgccgctgccccgcCGGCGACGTACCCTCCTTCCACGCCTTCTTCCTTCGATTCCTGA